One window from the genome of Yamadazyma tenuis chromosome 7, complete sequence encodes:
- the GRP2 gene encoding Glycine-rich RNA-binding protein 2, mitochondrial (COG:V; EggNog:ENOG503NVWR), which produces MTTSVFVSGATGFIAQHVVQQLIQKGYKVVGTVRSTEKGDRLKANLKSDNFEYEIVKDIAEEHAFDEALKKHPEVTVFLHTASPFHFNVTDVQKDLLDPAVKGTTNALSSIKKYGPQIKKVVVTSSYAAVAPPIGVLGPEFTVDETSWNPTTLEEALSSPGLGYRGSKTFAERAAWAFLDTEKPTFTLNTVNPSFVFGPQVFDSEVSATLNTSSEVLNSFTRLSPTDDVPVVKGGYVDVRDVARAHLHAFESDVTGFRYLLSTGPFVGQDIIDVIRDNIPQLKDQVPKGVPGSGAEEIKKLNGVDNSKTAAKIGPFIDLKKTVVDSIEQILAVNSK; this is translated from the coding sequence ATGACTACTTCAGTATTCGTTTCTGGTGCTACTGGGTTCATTGCCCAACATGTGGTTCAACAATTGATCCAAAAGGGCTATAAGGTCGTTGGTACCGTCAGATCCACCGAAAAAGGTGACAGATTAAAAGCCAATTTGAAGAGCGACAACTTTGAGTACGAAATTGTCAAGGATATTGCCGAGGAGCATGCCTTTGACGAGGCGTTGAAGAAACACCCAGAGGTCACGGTGTTCTTGCACACGGCGTCGCCTTTCCACTTCAATGTCACCGATGTGCAaaaagacttgttggatCCTGCTGTTAAGGGTACCACCAATGCCTTGAGCTCCATCAAGAAATACGGCCCCCAGATCAAGAAGGTCGTGGTCACTTCGTCATACGCGGCAGTGGCTCCACCAATCGGCGTATTGGGCCCTGAATTCACGGTAGACGAAACAAGCTGGAACCCAACCACTCTCGAAGAAGCCTTGTCAAGCCCCGGGTTGGGCTACAGAGGCTCCAAGACCTTTGCCGAAAGAGCCGCCTGGGCGTTCTTGGACACCGAGAAGCCCACCTTCACGTTGAACACCGTCAACCCTTCGTTCGTGTTTGGCCCACAGGTGTTTGACAGTGAGGTTTCTGCCACCTTGAACACCTCGTCGGAAGTGCTCAATTCCTTCACCAGATTGTCACCCACTGACGACGTTCCTGTGGTCAAAGGGGGATACGTCGACGTTCGTGACGTGGCCAGAGCTCACTTGCACGCGTTTGAAAGCGACGTCACTGGGTTCAGATACTTGTTGCTGACAGGTCCATTTGTGGGCCAAGACATCATCGATGTCATCAGAGACAACATTCCGCAATTGAAAGACCAGGTTCCTAAGGGAGTACCCGGTAGTGGAGCAgaggaaatcaaaaagctcAATGGAGTGGATAATTCCAAAACTGCTGCCAAGATCGGACCTTTTATTGATCTTAAGAAAACAGTGGTGGACTCGATTGAGCAGATTCTTGCTGTCAATTCCAAGTAG
- the BMT4 gene encoding mannosyltransferase protein (COG:S; CAZy:GT91; EggNog:ENOG503NY53): MLNKLLYSKRGHGTVVLLFFCVLASILLVDTLIHDRYLVRKNSESTATGLIPARKNIVYPNTFNLANDRQDLLNHYNIYFNESNAQANSDAFNIFRYDGSTSWLHPQLIGGQYHPHNLQVYEYQEINDCAKRRNDISVEISNYIQLDPELVEMVKVMQRQLKTEKAFEELKPFFKDDLRTQLKTGSLTSHWYKFAGSSVWLEKLGVHMVISRVIYSITGSKRKPIMSLAYVQIYDQYWTELKDVELVLPIQNELSETEYSAVKFPKFLPIPFYNDPKYQKKVYYGPEDTRLFLVKNDQGEEEPMIIFNSYHRKVIKNDGVSEKEMTVSFGFYRSMFLSWPFRMQRGKINVDGVSNKKSDSILYNKVVELRREDVPRLKIQKNWTPMISFEDRDEYGHDRYMYFVYRWSKLEILKCNLDNFIEGTSTCVYDYQRKLDSSGDEVGPLRGGTEMLNIRDILHEVPDALQGREMWVGFPRAHIKDCGCGKDMYRPNLAVITKESDKSYKLTQLSSYTSLDIEVSGWTNPKILCASRDPNALISNGISGWTYHNDVDYLTLSLSVADETNHLIHIKNLLNTLLYSTSMMKREARDGFDDSIIDCAISESSKFCKSYGEEMKKLDKTPPPEPDY, encoded by the coding sequence ATGTTAAATAAGCTTCTTTATTCAAAACGGGGACACGGTACAGTGGTGCTTCTATTCTTCTGTGTATTAGCATCAATATTACTCGTGGACACCTTAATTCATGATCGGTACTTAGTACGGAAAAATTCGGAGTCTACGGCAACAGGATTAATTCCTGCTCGGAAGAACATTGTGTACCCGaataccttcaacttggccaacgacagacaagatcttttgaACCACTATAACATATATTTCAACGAACTGAACGCACAGGCAAACTCTGACGCGTTTAACATCTTCCGCTATGACGGTCTGACCTCATGGTTGCATCCACAACTTATAGGGGGTCAATACCACCCTCACAACTTGCAAGTATATGAATATCAGGAAATAAATGACTGTGCAAAGAGACGTAACGACATTTCGGTTGAAATCAGTAACTACATCCAGTTGGATCCagagttggtggagatggtgAAGGTGATGCAACGACAATTAAAGACCGAAAAAGCCTTTGAAGAGTTAAAGCCGTTTTTCAAAGACGACCTTCGAACCCAGTTAAAAACAGGTAGTTTGACATCACACTGGTATAAGTTCGCTGGTAGTTCGGTATGGCTCGAGAAGTTGGGAGTCCATATGGTGATTTCGAGAGTTATATACTCGATTACTGGAAGCAAGCGGAAGCCAATTATGAGTTTAGCCTATGTTCAGATTTATGACCAATACTGGACCGAGTTGAAAGACGTCGAGTTGGTGTTGCCCATTCAGAATGAGCTATCCGAGACGGAATACAGTGCCGTCAAGTTCCCTAAGTTTTTACCTATTCCGTTCTATAATGATCCAAAGTACCAGAAAAAGGTTTACTACGGGCCGGAAGACACAAGActttttttggtgaaaaacGATCAGGgcgaagaagaacccatGATTATCTTCAATTCATACCATCGTAAggtcatcaagaatgatGGAGTTTCCGAGAAGGAAATGACGGTATCTTTTGGATTTTATAGGTCGATGTTTCTCTCGTGGCCTTTCCGAATGCAACGAGGAAAAATCAACGTTGATGGAGTTTCAAACAAAAAATCCGATAGTATCCTTTATAACAAGGTGGTAGAGTTGAGAAGGGAAGATGTACCTAGGTTGAAGATCCAGAAGAACTGGACTCCTATGATAAGCTTTGAGGATAGAGACGAGTACGGCCATGACAGGTATATGTACTTTGTGTACCGATGGTCCAAGCTTGAGATTCTCAAGTGTAACTTGGATAACTTCATAGAAGGGACTTCTACTTGTGTCTACGACTATCAACGGAAGCTTGATCTGTCTGGAGATGAGGTTGGCCCTTTGAGAGGAGGTACGGAAATGTTGAATATTCGAGATATTCTTCATGAGGTTCCAGATGCTTTGCAAGGCAGGGAAATGTGGGTGGGATTTCCGAGGGCCCATATAAAGGACTGTGGGTGTGGTAAGGACATGTATAGACCAAACTTGGCcgtcatcaccaaagaatCTGACAAACTGTACAAATTAACTCAGTTATCGTCATACACTTCTTTGGATATAGAAGTGTCTGGGTGGACCAACCCCAAAATATTGTGTGCTTCAAGAGATCCTAACGCGTTAATTTCCAATGGGATTTCGGGCTGGACCTATCACAATGATGTTGACTATCTTACCCTTTCCTTATCGGTGGCAGATGAGACTAATCACCTCATtcacatcaagaacttgttgaatacCCTTTTGTATTCAACATCCATGATGAAGAGAGAAGCACGAGATGGCTTTGACGATTCGATAATTGACTGTGCCATTTCAGAGTCTTCCAAATTCTGTAAATCATATGGTgaggagatgaagaaattagATAAAACCCCtccaccagaaccagacTATTAA